The window CGCCCGGCGCGGGCGCGCCGACGCGCTGCGCGCGCGGTACCCGTTCGCGCGGGAGCCGCTCGCGCTCTACCGGGCGCTTCTGGACGTGCAGGAGCCGGCGTGGTCCGCGGCTCGGGTCGATGCGCCCGCCGCCGGGGATGTCCCGGCGTACGCCGCCGCGCGCGTGCTTCCCGGTATCATCGACGCGACCGCGGCGGCTGGGCCGAAGTCGCTTGCCGAGATCGTCTGCGCGCAGTTCGCCCGCGCACCGTCCGAAGGCGCGGACATGATCCGGCGGTGGCTTGCCGGCGGCGAGCAGGCGCCGGCCGAGCGCTACCTCGCCCGCGCCGCCGCCGGGCCCGTTCTCGAGGCACTCGGCGCCCGGGCGGGGGAGGCGTGCCGTGCGGCCGGCTTCGATCGGCCGCGGGACGACCGCCACTGTCCGGTGTGCGGGGGCCTCCCGCAGCTCTCGTACGTCGCGGCGCCGCCGGAGTCGCTGGCTGCCGGGCCGCGATCGCTGTTATGCTCGCGCTGCGCGAGGGTGTGGGCGTACCCGCGCCTCACCTGCGCCGCATGCGGGGAGCAGGACACGTCCAGGATGACCGTGCTGGCCGAAGAGGGCACGGACGAGCGCACGCTATCCGGCAGCACGGTGCGCGGCCTCCGCGGGCGCCCCGAGCCGGCCGCGCCCGACGCGGGCCCGCGCTTTCCCCACCTGCGCATCGACGCGTGCACGACGTGCGCCAGGTATCTCGTCTCGGTCGACCTCGGCCGCGCGCCGCGCGCCGTGCCGGTGGTCGACGAACTGGCGGCGATCCCGCTTGATCTCTACGCCGCCGATCGCGGTTTCGCCAAAGTCGTACCTAACCTGATGGGGGCGTGAGCGATGCCTGAGGCCGTCGGTTTCTTCACCGACTCGAGCGTCTGCATCGGCTGCAAAGCCTGCGAGGTCGCCTGCAAGGAGTGGAACCATCTCCCCGGCGACAAGCCGAAGTTCATGGACGGCTACGACAACACGGGAGCGCTCGACGAGCAGAACTGGCGCCACGTCCAGTTCATCGAGCGGATGGACGACCAGCCGGTCCAGACCGGCAACGGCGCCGCGTGGCTCATGCTCTCCGACGTCTGCAAGCACTGCAAGCGCGCGAGCTGCATGGAGGTCTGCCCGACCGGCGCGATCGTTCGCACCGAGTACGACACGGTCTTCATTCAGCAGGACGTCTGCAACGGGTGCCGCTACTGCATCTCGGCGTGTCCGTTCGGCGTCATCGGATTCAGCGCGAGGACCGGGACGGTCCACAAATGCACGTTCTGCTACGATCGGCTGCAGAACAGCATGACCCCGGCGTGCGCGCAAGCGTGTCCGACTCAGTCGATCCAGTTCGGACCGCTGTCCGAGATGCAGAAGCGCGCCGACGCGCGGCTCGCGGC of the bacterium genome contains:
- the fdhE gene encoding formate dehydrogenase accessory protein FdhE, with product MSVPAALAAPWAARRGRADALRARYPFAREPLALYRALLDVQEPAWSAARVDAPAAGDVPAYAAARVLPGIIDATAAAGPKSLAEIVCAQFARAPSEGADMIRRWLAGGEQAPAERYLARAAAGPVLEALGARAGEACRAAGFDRPRDDRHCPVCGGLPQLSYVAAPPESLAAGPRSLLCSRCARVWAYPRLTCAACGEQDTSRMTVLAEEGTDERTLSGSTVRGLRGRPEPAAPDAGPRFPHLRIDACTTCARYLVSVDLGRAPRAVPVVDELAAIPLDLYAADRGFAKVVPNLMGA
- a CDS encoding 4Fe-4S dicluster domain-containing protein, with product MPEAVGFFTDSSVCIGCKACEVACKEWNHLPGDKPKFMDGYDNTGALDEQNWRHVQFIERMDDQPVQTGNGAAWLMLSDVCKHCKRASCMEVCPTGAIVRTEYDTVFIQQDVCNGCRYCISACPFGVIGFSARTGTVHKCTFCYDRLQNSMTPACAQACPTQSIQFGPLSEMQKRADARLAALHDQGYAQAQLYGRDDKVYGGLNAFFLLMDKPETYGLPDRQNAVLPRRNNKPGYFGVVATALLGAVAAVVAFRDRRMNGAHGGNGAAEGRTS